From Carassius auratus strain Wakin chromosome 22, ASM336829v1, whole genome shotgun sequence, a single genomic window includes:
- the LOC113040759 gene encoding uncharacterized protein LOC113040759, which produces MTHTGLLPLCPTAVFGFKERISVNEGESITLNSGLTEIQTDNDIVWTFGNYRSAIAIINRVTKSILDNPDVRFRDRLKLDHQTGSLTITESRILDSGLYEETVTNSSDLEIKYNSMFDVSVYESFVETDTKKSAMEGDSVTLHSGRTYLNDDWIQWWFINKDNLIAEINIPESRFSVYDDVLDGRFRDRLKKLTSSYQFTVNPVNSISALDYVMTPVFVMEGDSVTLNSGLIEIMDDGLILWVCLDKFTLNAEINKPADRITVYDDVLDGRFRDRLKVDKQTGSLTITNTTTEDTGLCRLHINCIMKIFFLTVYAVFGDERKSVSVKEGDSVTLNSGLTEIREDDATD; this is translated from the exons ATGACACATACCGGCTTGCTTCCGTTGTGTCCCACAGCTGTGTTTGGTTTTAAAGAGAGGATCTCAGTGAACGAGGGAGAGTCGATCACTCTTAATTCTGGTCTCACTGAAATACAGACAGATAATGACATAGTGTGGACGTTTGGAAATTACAGGTCTGCCATAGCTATAATCAACAGAGTGACCAAAAGTATACTTGATAATCCTGAtgtgagattcagagacagactgaagctggatcatcagactggatctctgaccatcacagaaaGCAGAATAttagactctggactttatgaagaGACCGTCACCAACAGCAGCGATTTAGAGATTAAATACAATTCGATGTTCGATGTTTCTGTCTACG AAAGTTTTGTTGAGACCGATACAAAGAAGTCAGCGATGGAGGGAGATTCGGTCACTCTACACAGTGGTCGTACTTATCTGAATGATGACTGGATTCAGTGGTGGTTTATAAATAAAGACAAtttaatagctgaaatcaatATACCAGAGAGCAGATTCTCTGtgtatgatgatgttcttgatgggagattcagagacagactgaa GAAGTTAACATCTTCGTATCAGTTTACAGTGAATCCAGTGAACTCCATCTCtgct TTGGATTATGTTATGACACCAGTGTtcgtgatggagggagattcagtcactctaaactctGGTCTTATTGAAATAATGGATGATGGTCTGATTCTGTGGGTTTGTTTAGATAAATTCActttaaatgctgaaataaataaaccgGCCGACAGAATCACTgtatatgatgatgttcttgatgggagattcagagacagactgaaggtggacaaacaaactggatctctgaccatcacaaacaccacaaCTGAAGATACTGGACTTTGTCGACTACACATCAACTGTATAATGAAGATTTTCTTTctcactgtctatg cTGTGTTTGGTGATGAAaggaagtcagtgtcagtgaaggagggagattcagtcactctgaacTCTGGTCTTACTGAAATAAGAGAAGATGATG caacagactga